A single region of the Lotus japonicus ecotype B-129 chromosome 4, LjGifu_v1.2 genome encodes:
- the LOC130716179 gene encoding uncharacterized protein LOC130716179, whose protein sequence is MNSREATLVATATAFGALASAIALRFFFNRSRRQPSRTNFSQNGTVSTPPDPFDPSRRHGYLSWDDYFMAIAFLSAERSKDPNRQVGACLVSQDGIILGIGYNGFPRGCSDDKLPWAKKSRTGNPLETKYPYVCHAEVNAILNTNHASAAGQRLYVTMFPCNECAKIIIQSGVSEVIYFVEKRLDNPDIAYIASHKLLSLAGVKVRKHQPLMNEIHLKFDEH, encoded by the exons ATGAACTCTCGGGAAGCTACTCTGGTGGCGACGGCAACTGCGTTTGGTGCCTTGGCCTCCGCCATCGCTCTCCGCTTCTTCTTCAACCGTTCCCGACGGCAACCATCCAGAACCAATTTCTCGCAAAACGGCACCGTTTCCACTCCTCCGGACCCTTTCGACCCCTCCAGGCGCCATGG GTACTTGTCGTGGGATGATTATTTCATGGCAATTGCATTTTTGTCAGCTGAAAGATCCAAAGACCCTAACAGGCAG GTGGGGGCTTGTTTGGTGAGTCAAGATGGTATAATTCTTG GCATTGGTTATAATGGATTTCCAAGGGGTTGTTCTGATGACAAGCTACCCTGGGCCAAG AAATCTAGGACTGGAAATCCTTTGGAGACTAAGTACCC TTATGTTTGTCATGCAGAAGTAAATGCTATTCTTAACACAAATCATGCCTCAGCTGCTGGACAA CGGCTATATGTGACCATGTTTCCTTGCAATGAATGTGCTAAGATCATAATCCAG TCAGGAGTTTCCGAAGTCATTTATTTTGTGGAGAAGAGATTAGATAATCCAGATATTGCATATATTGCCTCTCACAAGCTACTTTCATTGGCTGGTGTTAAG GTCAGGAAACATCAACCACTGATGAATGAAATTCATCTGAAGTTTGACGAGCACTAG